Proteins co-encoded in one Sparus aurata chromosome 18, fSpaAur1.1, whole genome shotgun sequence genomic window:
- the slc49a3 gene encoding solute carrier family 49 member A3 — protein sequence MLMEDGGEASSSSSSEVRSVSSHVDVPRIPNPQLKRLLFFKVYKRRWFVLLVLCLLNCSNATLWLTFAPVADQSAQYLRVSLEEINWLSLVYMVVAIPLSFGTTWMLDTLGLRITLILGSWLNMLGALLRFCGTPLGKDVGPLYPVVMLGQTLGAIAQPLIIFTPTKLAALWFPDHQRATANMIASMSNPLGILLANVISPVMVESPSHIPVLLIAYMVPACIICFLATVGIRSSAPPTPPSASAETSGSEPFVQGLKLLLKNKAYVVLLLCFGSGIAVFTCFSTLLEQILCVQGYTDDFAGVCGALFIVFGIVGAAALGVFVDKTKKFIEATKINMSFTALACIAFSVVSQLRQQKVAVAAVCSLFGFFGFSIYPVAMELSVECSYPVGEASSAGLIFISGQVQSVLYIILLQGLTKRLTDSPLSTCGDAVLSWRVPLMVMAGLCSFFTCCFVILFHTRYRRLEAEEQATFGTKQSNGSPTSEHAPPVES from the exons ATGCTAATGGAGGACGGTGGAGaagcctcctcttcctcctcctccgagGTTCGGTCTGTGTCTTCTCACGTTGATGTTCCGAGGATACCGAACCCGCAACTGAAAAGGCTGCTGTTTTTTAAAGTGTACAAGAGGAGGTGGTTCgtgctgctggtgctgtgtCTGCTGAACTGCTCCAACGCGACG TTATGGCTGACTTTTGCTCCAGTTGCGGACCAGTCTGCCCAGTATCTGAGAGTCTCTCTGGAGGAAATCAACTGGTTGTCACTGGTCTACATGGTAGTGGCCATACCGCTCAGCTTTGGGACCACATGGATGCTGGACACCCTCGGGCTACGGATCACA CTGATACTGGGATCCTGGCTTAACATGTTGGGAGCCCTGCTGCGCTTCTGCGGGACACCACTGGGTAAAGATGTTGGACCACTGTACCCTGTGGTGATGCTGGGCCAGACCCTCGGTGCCATAGCTCAGCCCCTCATCATTTTCACCCCCACCAAGCTGGCAGCTCTGTGGTTCCCTGACCACCAGCGAGCCACAGCTAACATGATCGCCTCCATGT CCAATCCCCTGGGCATCCTCCTCGCTAATGTCATCTCTCCCGTGATGGTTGAAAGCCCTTCACATATCCCAGTACTG CTGATTGCCTATATGGTCCCGGCATGCATCATCTGTTTCCTAGCAACAGTGGGGATACGGAGCAGCGCCCCCCCAACACCGCCGTCAGCCAGCGCCGAGACATCTGGCTCCGAGCCATTCGTACAAGGACTTAAACTG TTACTGAAGAACAAAGCCTACGTCGTCCTGCTGCTGTGCTTCGGTTCGGGCATTGCTGTCTTCACCTGCTTCTCCACGCTGCTGGAGCAGATCCTGTGTGTGCAGGGATACACAGAC GACTTTGCTGGCGTCTGCGGCGCTCTCTTCATCGTGTTTGGCATCGTTGGCGCCGCCGCTCTGGGTGTCTTCGTCGACAAGACCAAGAAGTTCATCGAAGCCACAAAGATCAACATGAGCTTCACTGCTCTTGCATGCATCGCCTTCTCAGTG GTGTCTCAGCTGCGGCAGCAGAAAGTTGCTGTTGCCGCTGTGTGCTCTCTTTTTGGCTTTTTTGGTTTCTCCATTTACCCGGTGGCCATGGAGCTGTCTGTGGAGTGTTCGTATCCGGTAGGAGAAGCTTCATCAGCCGGACTCATCTTCATATCGGG ACAGGTTCAGTCAGTTCTCTACATCATCCTCCTTCAGGGTTTAACCAAACGGCTCACAGACTCTCCTCTGTCGACTTGTGGGGATGCAGTCCTGAGCTGGAGGG TGCCCCTGATGGTGATGGCGGgactgtgcagtttttttaCCTGCTGCTTCGTGATCCTCTTCCACACGCGATACAGACGACTTGAGGCAGAGGAACAAGCGACTTTCGGGACCAAACAGAGCAACGGCTCGCCGACCTCTGAGCACGCTCCACCTGTGGAGAGCTGA